From the genome of Flavobacteriales bacterium:
AACCACTATGGACTGGAAGTCCATAGGTTTGATTGACGACTGAAAGTCGTCTTTCACTCAATGATGAAATTGCTTCCGCCATTGTCATCACTCCTTCTGTGATGCTCCAGATATTCATTCACCATTTCATCTGTTA
Proteins encoded in this window:
- a CDS encoding IS200/IS605 family transposase produces the protein TDEMVNEYLEHHRRSDDNGGSNFIIE